The DNA segment GCAGGAagataataaataaaacataacacTAATCTAAATGCTTTGCTACTTTAAATGGTCTTGGAAAGTGGATGCAGTCTGGATGTCATAATAATTGCCATATAGAAGATTAAAGGCGGCAAATGTGACTTCTTGTGGAAGATTTGACGTCTTATTAATATGCATGGCAAATACACTTTGTCTGAGTCGATCTGTACATCCGTATTGGGAAGTGTGCTCGTTTACCTGCAAGCTTCCATAGATGCAGCACTGTATAGAAAAATGTCAAAACTCCTATCAACTTCATTTACAACTCGAGCTGCGTGAGAGGAGATCTATAAGCACATACTGTTTggattaaatatttatttaaaacctCAGGGTTTTTTCTTTTACATACCAAGATCTCAAGCCTTCATTTTAAGATGTCATTGGTTCTAAAATCAATATTTTATCTTGGATACATAATGCATTTTCCCCCCCTAAAACAGACCGGCACTACGTGGTGAAGCTAAAACTACACTGCCTGACTGCTGAACACTGGCAAAGTATCGCTTGTTATTCATTACAAAAAAGACCAAATTGTCTGGAGTGCATTGCGTTCTGTTATTCTTCTGGTCATTAATATTTCAGGCCATGCCACTTATTTAATACACAAATTATCCTGGGCAAAGAGAAGGAAAGATGCTATGGCGGGCATGGAGCAATCTAAAAATAAGCAATATggtggaatttttaaaattttttatttattttttttaaagacaatGCAGTTTTACATTGAACGTGCATACGCCAGGATATCTTTACTATGATAATATATTATAACCAGAACTTAAGACtgctgtaaaatatatatatatatattttcatagattaAAATTGCTATACGATTCATGAATGGAATGTAAATTTGCAGATTTTAATGGCAGAGGCCTACCGTGAATGATGCCACTACATTTTACCAAAAGCAATGAATTTAAAACAGAAAAAGAAATTTGCCAGCAGAACAAACCCTCCCCAATTTTACAAAATTTTCctacaaattttacatttttttttatctaggaaTGATAAGATTTGGCTTTCGGTAGGAAAATGGTAGCCCAGCTATAGTCCCAGGGTGCAGTGATAAACAATGGAAAGGTATAAGCCAAGTCATAAACTTACCTACTACTTCATTACACAACTTCTCAGCAAAATCTTTGGTATCTTTGGTAACAAGTGAAATTATTTCCTCATCATTTTCCTCCACCACACGCTCACACTACAAGAGATAAATAATCGGAATTCAGAATCCAACGTTCAACGCTGATCTTATAattcaaaatatgtaaaaaatttatatttcTATACATACGCACACAAATTGTATAATACaaatttataattaaaaaatgcACACTGtgcagcaagatttttttttttttaccctaatTTTGGTACTCAAGGTCCCTTTAATATTTTACTATAAGCAAATATTACATTCActcaacataaaaataaaaaaaattacgtaAGCCATCATAACAAACGTATTAAAAtatgtcaaaataaattatataatcaTTCTACCCCATAAAATTTTCTCAGTAACACAGACATTAAATAAATGATGCATATTAAAGTACTTTTTAACTATTACAAAACTAAACAAAGTACATGTATTGAAAATAttcattaattttaaaaaaatgaacaaatatcATAAAAAGTGCCGAAACATGACAAAGTATAAACATGCTATATGTAAATGAATAGAAATATAAATACATGTTTTATTAAATGCTATTTTATTACACAATGTACTACATTGCAATGCAAAATCTAAAGTCTCACTGCTTTGGTCTTCAAAGTAGTCCAAACAAATGCAGGTATAGTAGTAAAAATGTCTTACCGCGTACTTTAGAGGATTGCTATCCGAAGGATTGAACTGGAAATTGTTAAAGTCGTCTGTAATAAACGGATCATTATCTCTGGGAGCAAATCTTTTGAAAGTCTTCTCCTTGGTATTAGGGTCTATGTAGAGGCTGTAGTCATCCATTTTCTCGCATATTCCTTCTAAAACCTCTGTCAGATACACCTCAGATTTGACTAATGGaacctgtaaagaaaaaaaaaattaaaaaaaaaaaagaagataagCAGCTTAGGACAGATTATTACTACACCAGGCATAAAGTACTTCTATATTTTAGCGATAACGTCAAGAGATAGGGAAACACAAGCCATCTAGAAGTGAAGAAGTCAAAAGACACAGATCCATAGTTTCCATACTACTTGCATGTGTAAGAGTTGTGGAAAACCTGAGCTCAGATTAGTTGTTGTGCGCCATCTCCAATGCAGCTGTTATATTGCTTCCCAGGGGCTTTGTGTCGAAAATAATAGCTTACAAAATGTAACTTCTCCCAGGTTCTACTGTTTCAGCTTTATTTCATAACAGCTGGTCCATGTCTTTGTCTCATTCGCTTTCCTCCTGAATTAAGTAAGAGTTCAAGAAGCTTTTACAAACTACCTACATACTTAGCGAGTGTCTCCACAGCAAATACTCAAAGGGTCAAAGAGCACCCAGTACTCTTGgtaactgggacaaaaaaaagccCACTCCCCAGTCTAGACAGGTCAAGGTGCAAGATGGTCCTATCTCTGTTGCTTCTTCCGGAATGGGGGTGTGAAGTGAAGCCAAGTGCACAGTAAACAATACTGATGCATCTTTGGGCCTTTCCAAAGGCTTTCTCTCCACCCTCTGCTGATCAAAGTAGGAAGTTTTCATGACAACCACAGTCAAAGGGGTTGAATCACAAATGAACTAGATTTCTGCAATGTTGATATATCCAGTCTCTATTGTCTCCTTTCAGACACAGTATGAACCCTTCCGGTCTCAATGACTACATTATAGAGGCACTTTCACATGTGTGCTTCATTTACACAAAGGGTTTTCCTTGCTTCACCACCATCTGGACACAAATCAAATAAATACAGGCTGGAGAATTAAAATTTTGTGGCTAGCTTTTATTGTTTCATTCATGCTCCATTTAAAATTCAGCCTTCTGGATGTGACATTTGTTTCTCagagtggaaaaaaaaacacaaaaggaaaacaatattttttttttcctagcatATTCCTTCGTATTGTAAGACAGGTTACAAAAAAAAGCccccaaaatatattaaaaaacgaAAAGTTAAAATAAAGCAAACAAAGTTTATACATATTATAATAAATGTAACAATCTTTATTCATAATACACTTTTATGTCATCAGTATAACAGTGGATTCTTAGATTGTAACTAGTGTTGAACTTCTAATAAACGTTGATGAGGtttccaaaataaaaatattacactATGTAATCACAAAATGTGACCTTATGGATGTTAACCTTTACATAAAACCAGTTTGAATTTTCAGTGTCATAAGATCGATGCATACATTTAAATCCATTTAAGGAAACTACTATTAAAATCAAACATGGATAagttagggacacttactcatagatccaggcaccgtgactggtaattttcttttatttgttatccatggactctttccttctaaacggttaaattatgctaattagctaaaaaaaagggctttgggggtgtgtccagagcccctccatgatgtagcGTACATCATGTAGAGGGATGGAGAAAGTGctgggagagcaggagggaggtggAGGCAGTGTAAAGATCTGTAAAAGACACAGCAAGAAGGGGGTCTGgtgacacccccagagcccttctggctcattagcataattttaaatggtgattttagaaggaaggaggctatggataacaaatataagaagattaccacagccacagtctCTGGATCTATGAGGAGCTGAAATCTTTATTGTAAGATTTCCTTTCAGGAGGATTGTGTGCCAGTCAGGATACTACCTTCCCTCCCCCAGTGCACAATGCACccaatatactaagaggctccagcctcttgatATACCATGTGCAAGGGGTATGGGACTGAGTGCACAAGAATTCTGCTATACCTTGTGCCATGCCAGGGCACCTGGTCTACGCCCTAAAAATATTGCATGGATGtgaagttggggggggggagatttttttCATGGCTTGTGCACCATATAAAAGCGTTCAAACcatgaaaaagttataatttaCCTAGATGGAGTTGGAGTCGTCCAATTGATCCAATTTAGCAAAAATTAAGAAATATAATCACCATAGTCTACTTTCAGTTGGTTTCATTGTTCAAAAACTGCCTAAATAACAACTTAAAGGTTCTGTCCAAAAAAATTGCATCTTCTATCCACAGTATAAGCGATAAACTTCTGACCATTTGGTGGCCCATGCCTGAGCCCATTAGCATTGGCACTCAGTGATCAGTCACCCCATAGATTTATGCAGCAGGGCACATGTGAACCCAATGTTCCATTCAATTCCCCCTCTGCGGCCAGAAAGTGACGAGGGACAGGGTTCCAGATGCATGGTCTAGTTATGTGGCCCATAGATGATCAATGTACATTGGCTGACAACACTATTAAGTAAATTGGTTACATTATAAATTTAAATTAATAATTAGTAAATCTATTGTTATTtctgacaaaaaaaaagtttctggtATTTTATCCTGAGCTGTTGATCAGGTGAATGCATAACGGCACCAGAAAGAAATGTGGCATAAAGAACCCCTTGGCACAACATAACTTAACATTTTGATGCTAAATGTAAGAATGTGTTTGCACAATTTTCCAATTCTCTAGAGGCCTTCTGTGTACATAATATTATAAATTCTTTCACTCAAACTATAGTTCAAAAAATATGATTCCAAGGGGACTACGGATTCAAATATTCCTATCATTTTGTCTGGAAGACCTCTAAATTCTATACAAAGTTTATATACAAGTACCTGGACATTGTCAAAGGAACAGGAACAACAAATGTAATTGTTCTATTGGTGTCATTTTAAGAATTGGTTTTGGTTTGGGGATTTTGATATCCTATCATATTTGATGAGAAAGATAGTACAACATCTTAAGGCTATTTTCAGAGTGACCAATCCTTGCCCCGGCCATAGCCCGGCCAAGCACAAAGCCGCGCGCCAGAGGGGCAGAAGGATGAGCGCTGATCACCTCCCCTCTACATAGCAGGATATGTTGCCCAGCTGTACCATGGGGAaaaatagagcttgctctatctttttcccaaaGACGTTTCGGTGGCACACCtgtgtctatggggacatatgtcCTGCCACAACACTTCCCCAGGTCGTTCCTGTTAAGGGGGCCTAAAATGTGATAAATGTTTATATCTTGTCTTAGTCCAGTTTCAGTCATGTCCTGTTGGCCATTCAAATGCTTGTTCCACCATGTGATTAACCAAGGTGCCAAGTCCTCCAGATTGGGAGAAGGCCTATGCCCTTGGCTTCAAGCTCTGGCTCAAAGATAATTGTTCTATAGTGGTTTTCATATGTTCTTATCGGCCACTTGGGCAAGGATAGATAAAAGGGGACTAATTTGACAGATCGTCAATAAATTTAGGTGGAAAAATGTCCAAACATTGAAGTGATGATAGAAGAAAGATGATATTATatagctgcatataatgaataatagggc comes from the Engystomops pustulosus chromosome 5, aEngPut4.maternal, whole genome shotgun sequence genome and includes:
- the CNPY1 gene encoding protein canopy homolog 1 isoform X3 gives rise to the protein MTLLSFQIGIFFTAVLYCSVEGKRDPITYCGACRAMVDELLYEIRKVSPSKTIDVGSFRINPDGTQVQNKVPLVKSEVYLTEVLEGICEKMDDYSLYIDPNTKEKTFKRFAPRDNDPFITDDFNNFQFNPSDSNPLKYACERVVEENDEEIISLVTKDTKDFAEKLCNEVVGFCKDIPHTEL